In Pleomorphomonas sp. T1.2MG-36, one genomic interval encodes:
- a CDS encoding tagatose kinase: MGQSKVLTIGEVLVEIVATERGNGFREPVKLIGPFPSGAPAIFIDQVGKLGQASAIISRVGEDDFGHVNLERLKRDGVDVSGIEVDPLGTTGSAFVRYREDGGRNFVFNIRHSACGTIALKGPAAALVETCTHMHVMGSSLYAPSVVEAVLKATRTIKAKGGTVSFDPNLRAEILNSPGMREALAVVLAETDLFLPSGEELFLFSPADSEKEAVANLLKGGVKAVVLKRGAAGATYFDATGEVSLPGFRVTEVDPTGAGDCFGATFVTFWLAGADPETALRYANAAGARAVTRSGPMEGASTRAELDALIAEQRS; encoded by the coding sequence ATGGGTCAGAGCAAGGTTCTCACCATCGGCGAAGTGCTGGTGGAAATCGTCGCGACCGAACGCGGCAACGGATTCCGCGAACCGGTCAAGCTGATCGGCCCCTTCCCCTCCGGCGCGCCGGCCATCTTCATCGATCAGGTCGGCAAGCTCGGGCAGGCGTCGGCGATCATTTCGCGGGTTGGAGAAGACGATTTCGGCCACGTCAATCTGGAGAGGCTGAAGCGCGACGGCGTGGACGTCTCGGGTATCGAGGTCGATCCGCTCGGCACCACCGGCAGCGCCTTCGTGCGCTACCGCGAGGATGGCGGTCGCAACTTCGTGTTCAACATCCGCCACAGCGCCTGCGGCACCATCGCCCTCAAGGGGCCGGCCGCGGCTCTGGTCGAGACCTGCACCCACATGCATGTCATGGGCTCGTCGCTCTACGCGCCGAGCGTCGTCGAAGCGGTTCTCAAGGCGACGCGGACGATCAAGGCCAAGGGCGGCACCGTGTCGTTCGACCCCAACCTCCGCGCCGAGATCCTGAACAGCCCCGGCATGCGCGAAGCGCTGGCCGTCGTACTGGCCGAAACCGACCTGTTCCTGCCGAGCGGCGAGGAACTGTTCCTGTTCTCGCCGGCCGACAGCGAGAAGGAAGCCGTCGCCAACCTTCTGAAGGGCGGCGTCAAGGCGGTGGTTCTGAAACGCGGCGCGGCCGGCGCCACATACTTCGATGCGACCGGCGAGGTCAGCCTGCCGGGATTCCGGGTGACGGAAGTCGATCCCACCGGGGCCGGCGACTGCTTCGGCGCCACTTTCGTCACCTTCTGGCTTGCCGGCGCCGATCCCGAGACGGCGCTCCGCTATGCCAATGCCGCCGGTGCCCGCGCGGTCACCCGTTCCGGCCCGATGGAAGGCGCGTCGACCCGCGCCGAACTCGACGCATTGATTGCCGAACAGAGGAGCTGA
- a CDS encoding ABC transporter permease, with amino-acid sequence MSEEKHVSLAQKPYAKLLRQYGGILVSLVVLCIIFSVMNPRFMTVANFMNVLQQIAVIAIAAFGMTWVILLGEIDLSIGSIIAVAGMAAAQAFLAGFGFMPTLVLTLLAGAAMGLANGVLTAKLGLPSFIVTVATMGIFRGLVSLPTNGAPAMIEDPTWIAIGAESFVGLPIIIWIVVVLFVFNHVLLSKTTFGRRAYLTGGNREAAVYSGIKVDRVKITIFMISGIMAAISGILLSSRLYSAQTNAGTSYELDAIAAAVLGGTSLAGGVGTMIGTLIGALIIGIMNNGMNMLSVPYFYQLIVKGMVILLAVWLDVRSKRAKQ; translated from the coding sequence ATGAGCGAAGAGAAACACGTAAGCCTCGCCCAGAAGCCCTATGCCAAGCTGCTTCGGCAGTATGGCGGCATCCTGGTTTCCCTGGTCGTCCTCTGCATCATCTTCTCGGTGATGAACCCGCGCTTCATGACGGTTGCCAACTTCATGAACGTGCTGCAGCAGATCGCGGTGATCGCCATCGCGGCCTTCGGCATGACCTGGGTGATCCTGCTCGGCGAGATCGACCTCTCCATCGGCTCGATCATCGCCGTCGCCGGCATGGCCGCCGCGCAGGCCTTTCTGGCCGGCTTCGGCTTCATGCCGACGCTGGTGCTGACGCTGCTGGCCGGCGCGGCGATGGGTCTTGCCAACGGCGTGCTCACCGCCAAGCTCGGACTGCCATCGTTCATCGTGACGGTGGCGACGATGGGCATCTTCCGCGGCCTCGTCAGTCTGCCGACCAACGGCGCACCGGCGATGATCGAGGATCCCACCTGGATCGCCATCGGCGCAGAGAGCTTCGTCGGCCTGCCGATCATCATCTGGATCGTCGTGGTGCTGTTCGTCTTCAACCATGTGCTCCTGTCGAAGACGACCTTCGGTCGCCGTGCCTATCTCACCGGCGGCAACCGCGAAGCGGCTGTCTATTCGGGCATCAAGGTCGACCGGGTGAAGATCACCATCTTCATGATCTCCGGCATCATGGCGGCGATCTCCGGCATCCTCCTGTCCTCGCGCCTCTATTCAGCGCAGACCAACGCCGGCACCAGCTACGAGCTCGACGCCATCGCGGCGGCCGTCCTTGGCGGCACCAGCCTTGCCGGCGGCGTCGGCACCATGATCGGCACCCTCATCGGCGCGCTGATCATCGGCATCATGAACAACGGCATGAACATGCTGTCCGTTCCCTACTTCTATCAGTTGATCGTCAAGGGCATGGTCATCCTGCTGGCCGTCTGGCTTGACGTTCGCTCCAAGCGGGCCAAGCAGTAA